One genomic region from Jiangella sp. DSM 45060 encodes:
- a CDS encoding helix-turn-helix domain-containing protein has protein sequence MNDGSPDSTEEDFAKVVGARLRALRKRRRLSLQAVEEKSGGRLRAVVVGSYERGDRVASIRRIAELAEFYGVPVDTLVSDGARSRIPTQEGKLVLDLDALRNAPPEAERLATFVASIQRQRNDFGSPVLTIRSEDISLAALLYEIPPAELREKLVAWGVLAASSA, from the coding sequence ATGAACGACGGCAGTCCGGACTCGACGGAGGAGGACTTCGCGAAGGTCGTGGGCGCACGGTTGCGCGCGTTGCGCAAGCGCCGGCGGCTCTCGCTCCAGGCCGTCGAGGAGAAGTCCGGTGGCCGGCTGCGCGCTGTCGTGGTCGGTTCTTACGAACGCGGTGACCGCGTGGCGTCGATCAGGCGCATCGCCGAGCTCGCCGAGTTCTACGGCGTCCCGGTCGACACTCTGGTGTCCGACGGCGCCCGGTCCCGTATCCCGACGCAGGAGGGCAAGCTGGTCCTCGATCTCGACGCGCTGCGCAACGCACCGCCCGAGGCCGAGCGGCTGGCCACCTTCGTGGCGTCCATCCAGCGGCAGCGCAACGACTTCGGCAGCCCGGTGCTGACCATCCGGTCCGAGGACATCTCGCTGGCCGCACTGCTCTACGAGATCCCGCCGGCCGAACTACGCGAGAAGCTCGTCGCGTGGGGCGTCCTGGCCGCCAGCTCCGCCTGA